The genomic DNA TCGCGCCCGGTTCCCAAAGCTACGCGTTGAGTCGTGCCACAACCACAAAAAGGGTCAACCACCAGATCTTTCGGCCAACTAAATGCTTCGATAAGCAGCTTCACTGCTTCCGCAGGAAAGCTGTTCCGAGTGCCCCGTACGCCCTGCGTAGGTGCAAAGGGGCCCCAAACGTCCTGCCGAAACAACGGAGAGGCATGCATGGAACCGCTCTTGCCTGCGCGCTCTCGGTCTTTCCGGCGAAAACAAAGAACGTGGGAGAAGCCTAGGCGATAAACATCGATTCCCTTGTTCCGAACCAAGATTTTGTGGAGGAAGAGCTCCATTCCGAGCTCCTTGAGAATGGCGGTGAGTAGCTGATGCTTCGCAAGGATCGTGGCCTTCCACTTTCGGTCAGTCACGATGACGGAGACAACTCCGTCGTTGCGCAGAGCTTGAACGCAACGTTGCATGCTTGCGCTGTACAACTCAAAAAGCGGCTCCCACCGCGTAAACACTGTCTCGGAAAGATCGGGTGGACTCGTAACTACGAGTTGGATGGATTCAGAGGGCACAAGCAGAAATTCGGCGCTTTGTATACGGATGGTGCCGCGAATGTCCCCAGGAAAGACCCAGGGACACGGAGGCTGAGGGCTAAAACGTGCTGTCGCCCTGATTCGTTCTTTCAACTTGTTTCGCAATCGTCTTGTCGCTGACGTTCCGGTTTTTCTCAGGAATCATCTTGGCTTTGTCGAACCAGCGCCGTGCCTCGTTAAATTCACTTTCTACCCGATAGATCCGCCCCATCTCATACAATGCAAAACCGTAATTGGGCCGGATTCGATCGATTACATCACGGATGTAACGTTTCGCGACATCGAATTCCTCTTTTGCGTTCCCCGCAGAGCCCTCGACCTTATATGTATAGCCCATTCGCATGCGAACCGAACCAAGGTTGCAGACGATCTCCCAGTTGTCGCGACTCCTCCGATCAGCTTCTCGAAAGTCTCTTAGAGATTCATTGAGCTCCCGCCGTCTGCTCTTGGGATCTTTCTGCAAATCCGACGCGAACATAAACCCGACACCACGCCCGTTCAACACACGCCAAGTAATCTCATTCTTCGTTCTGTGGTCAACCGACGTATCCGTCGCCAGTTCCTGCAACAAGGCTCCGCTTTCCGTCTTTGCCCTGTCGAAGAATTCGGCCGCACCCGATTCATCGCTTACTCCGATGCTGTGAAGCACCATCATCGAGAACGAACGGACGAGTCCCGCACGCGCCATGTACTTGAGCACAATGTCCGGTGACTCTCCTATCACTTTCTGAAAAAGCTGGAGGGCTGCCACAATATGTTCGCGATAATAGCGATGGTAGTAGCTCACTGCCAGGTTATATTCTGCTTCGTCTTTGAACGCGGGATTCTTCGCCAATAATTCTTCAAGCTCACGCACGGCTTCCGTCGAATTTCCAAGCATGTCATCGACGACCGCCGCATAGTATCGGGCCCGATTGAACTCCGGGTCCTGTTTGACAGCGCCCTGGAGTTTTTCTCGCGCTTCCTCCAACACTCGCAGATCCTTCGCGGACGAGGAAACAAATCGATCGATATCTCGGAGCGCTTCCGTTGCCAGGTGGAATGCTCCCCAACTTTTCGTGTCCGACTTCAGAAGGCTTTTATTCTGCATTAGCCTCAACGACCCCCTTCAAATACAGCACAACAGCAAGCGCCAAATCACCTTGGGTCCGGTGAAGGTTTGCGCTTGCGACCGTCACATCCCAGACCTGTATCGTAACATCTCTTCGCAAGAGCCTGACTAGCAACCGGTGCTGGAGCCCCGCCTCCTGCACCAGGCCCTTGATCAAATAGTGTGGCTTGCGATAGCCCTTGGTGAGGAACGTTAGGATCTTGTTTGACTCTCCCGGGATCACGTCGGCAACCACTGCCATTAGCTCAGAAGACCCTGGTGATTCTACAAGGATGAGAGAGCTAAACGACCCAAATCGAAAACGATCCCGCGGTCGGTAATATTCTTGAACTTCTTCCACGACGTCCTTGAGAGTCTCTGCGATCGCAAGACCCGCATGTCCCGAAGTTGCATCGGTGAACTCTCCGATTTGCAACCGGTTTTTCCCCCAGGACTGTCCAAGGGAACTTACCAAGCGTTTCAAAAGCCAAAACGCCAGAAGCGCCAACAACGCTGCGATGATTCCGAACACGATATCCGATAGGCTGTTTTGAAACTTCTCGACTTCGGGCTCGACGTACTTAACCCACGTACCGTGCTTTTTCTTCAGCACTCTGTCCAGGCGACTCCTGGCTTCGTCTCGCTCTGTGCCGACCGCCGTCTCCAGAGCCTTGGAGTACGCCCTCTCCGCATCGTCAAGGCGATCCTGTTCTTCAAATATTTTTCCGATTTCGATTTCGTTGGCGGCAGCAGTAGCGGGCTTGCTACCATTAGACGCAGGTCCACCGAGCTTGATACCAGCAGAATCTCTTGAGGACAACTGTGGCACCGAGTCGAGTCTGCACCCAATTAATCCAAGCAGGCACAGGAGCCAGCACCAAACCGATGCGATCGCAGTGCCCCGCCGCAGGACCATACCACGCCTCCAGAAAGCCTTTGATTGAAACCCAAGAATCCTATTTCCTAAAAACCGCGATGATCTCCCACTTGCCTTCCCCGTTCCGAGGATATAGGTAAGGGACTTTCGACAGCCTAAGTTTGTACGTCTGATACCGCGTGAAGCCCGCCGTCCTTGCAGCGTCTCGCACATCTTCAAGAATCGAGAGTCGGCTGCTCCCATTCGGCGTATTGATCGCAAGGTACCCGCCATTCGCTAGAATCCGATGACTCTCGCTCACTACTGGACGCAAGAAGCTTTCGACCCACTTCGAATAGGTCTTGTATCGAACAAAGCTCTGCGTATCCTGCTGTGAATATTTCTCCCAATCGAAATACGGAGGGCTTGAAAACACCAAGCCGGCCGACCCGGGTCGTATTTTTGGCAATAGGTCTTCCGCGCACGCCTCGTGAATATCAGCCGTTCCAGGCACTACCCCTAATGACCGAACGGCCTTGACGCACCTTCTCAGTCCACGGACCTGCGCGCGACACGGCTCCAGTCCAACATAGTGTCTTGGGAGGCTTAAGGACCCCAACAATCTTCCACCATACCCGGCAGCAAAATCCACAACGGTATCGCCATCTTGAGAGAACTTCTGTACCAAAGCGCGGGACACAGCTGGCCTAAAATTGGACACCGCCGCACAATTCGAAAACGATTTCAGCATCCTCCTCAGGCAGCTTGCGTTTGCCCCATGCCTATCCGGCCAAACGCGAAACGCACGTTGGATGGCAGCCTTTAGACAGGAATCATCGTTGAAACAATCCATTGGACTCTTATAGCGGCTGACATGGACTTCCCACATCTGCGGATGAAAGCAATTGGCTAGTCGTATCGCAGCGTGCGATCCATGAATCGACGTGCCACGAATGACGCGTCGCCAATCAATCGCGGCCAGAGCCTTTAGCTCAGCCTGCATTTCCTCCATCGAGAGCTCGTAGTAAGGGAAACCACGTCGCCGCCAATAGCGAAATGCCTTCTCGATCCACACCTGTTTCTGCCGACAACCGAGCATGGCCCACTGCGCACCCGTTAGGTCAAAGGGGCTTTCCGTTTTATTGTGGGGCCCGAGAGATTCATTCACGGCAGGCTACATAATAAGATGGGCGTTCCAGCCTGATCGGTATTTCATACGAGGGAGTATCGAACTGCTTACTAACGTAGCAGCTTGGCGACTGAAATCTTCACCTTCACAGAGCCAAACTTCGCTCTCTGCAGCGCGTAGCTGACTTCGATGTATTCCTTTGCAATCGCGGTCAATGCCTCATAAGAAAGTTCCTGTCCCTCAAAGGGCGTTCGATTCAGATACGCGATCTTGGCCGCATATACTTTGTTTTCCAGGCGATCCAGTCGTGTCTTCAATTCGTCGATCCCCGACGGTTCGGGTGATGGCTTTTTTTTCTCTGATGGCTGACTCATAGAGCTCAATGTTCAATCATAGCAGGACTCATTCCCGAGTTACTTGGTCGAACGAAATGCATACAGCCGTTGGTATTCGATTAAAGCAAGGCGAACAGGA from Terriglobia bacterium includes the following:
- a CDS encoding site-specific DNA-methyltransferase → MKLLIEAFSWPKDLVVDPFCGCGTTQRVALGTGREALGFETNRRLERFWKPLRSFQ
- a CDS encoding tetratricopeptide repeat protein: MLEEAREKLQGAVKQDPEFNRARYYAAVVDDMLGNSTEAVRELEELLAKNPAFKDEAEYNLAVSYYHRYYREHIVAALQLFQKVIGESPDIVLKYMARAGLVRSFSMMVLHSIGVSDESGAAEFFDRAKTESGALLQELATDTSVDHRTKNEITWRVLNGRGVGFMFASDLQKDPKSRRRELNESLRDFREADRRSRDNWEIVCNLGSVRMRMGYTYKVEGSAGNAKEEFDVAKRYIRDVIDRIRPNYGFALYEMGRIYRVESEFNEARRWFDKAKMIPEKNRNVSDKTIAKQVERTNQGDSTF